The Vitis vinifera cultivar Pinot Noir 40024 chromosome 18, ASM3070453v1 region tcactttgGTCGGAGACCCAACtgtttataaaagatggtcctacGACGTTAATAGATTCATTGATTGGGTGGGTTCCCGTTGAGAGAGGTTTTTTTGTACATTTTTGTCTTGGTCTGTTTTTGGGTACAGCTGTAAGGGGGTaagtttcttttatttgtaCATCTTGGGCCGCTTTTTTAGCGCCTCTTATTAATACAATACCTtttcttacttatcaaaaaaaaaagattctctGATCTTACTATGTTCAATTTTGGTtatatttaaagtataaaaactCATACAGACACAAGAAACAATGGTACTGTTGTGCAAATAGCCACTTAACGTTTGATATGTAATCATTGTACCACAAGTTGATTTTTCTCTTAAATACTGTTCTGTTTGAGACATATCTCTACTAAGGTTTGATCAACATCTTATTTTTGTTGTATGTAATGTTGTATTAGAGAAATTATAATGTAATAGTTTCTGTGCACGGGTAATAAAtagtatatatatgtttgtatttatttttgtgacaTGGGCTAAAAAAATAAGAGGATATACAGCTACTTCGGTGAATTCCTTTTTGAAGCTTATTTATCCTGCTGTTGTCCATGGGGGATGTGATCAGTAGATCTGAATATCTTTGGATGAGGAGGTCTGGCTTACCTTTGCTCCTTTTAGGGTTGGTTCCTTTGTTTGGAAAGTGGTGTGGGAGAAAAATCTTATAGCAAATCAATTCGTGATGAGATGTAGAATACCATTTAACTGTATTCCCTCTGCAAGTAAAGGACTCAGCTAATCATATCTTCATTGAATGGGTATGTAAGTGGTTCGTTGTCTATTTTATTTACCCTGTTTGGAGTGTGTTGTACTTTGCCTTGTTATGTCAGAGATAACTAGTTGGCACTGAAGTTTGTTGGCAAGAGTAGAAAGGGGGTTGAGAAGATGGCCCCTCTATGCTTGTTTGGATGCATCCAAACATAGTGTAAGTAAAGGATTTTCAAGACCTTGGAGTTATCAGATTAGTCTTGAAAGGTTTTATGCTTAAATCTTTGTTTGCTTGAGCAAAGGGGCCCTTTAGGGGTAACTTTTTTGACAGGTTGGTCCTTTAGGGGTAATTTGGCttgtataaattttattgatagcATGGGAAGGGGTTAAGGTCTATGATGTaccttttgttctttttcagTCTTTTCTTTGGCTTTTTCTACTGCTTTTATATTTCCTGTGATACGAGGTTGCTGTCCCTGTTTTGTTAGTCACATGTTAGTATATGACCTAATTTTCCTATTCAaagaaaaactttttaaaaaaagaggCTCATGTACCACCAAGGTTTCTGTGTTCAGGGCTAATGTCTGGTAGGTAGTGTGGTGCAGTGTAgtagttttgaagaattggaccaTGGTTATGCTATAATATAGTTTATGCATTATTGGTTTTGAAAAAAGGTCTTGACTTGGGCAGTCCTTACTTCTTATATTGCTATAAATGATATCAATTTAGGATGAAAGAATGCTGAAACAAAATGACTCCTTATTCTGCTTATAAGTTTATCTGTATTATCATTAACTCAGGATTGCCTAGCTCTTATTTCAACAGTTGCCAAAGGGACTTTCTAAATACTTGATTGGGCATTTGATATCATTTCCTTGTTGCAAACATGATTATCACATCGTAGCAGTTTAATTCTTTCTCCTTAAACAGGTAAGGCTGTTCCTATCAGAGGATTCTCCTTCTCAAGTTGGACAAGTTGGATTGGGTGCTCAAGATCACCTCCAAGCAAAGACATCATGGCTGCTGCATTCAAATGGAATGGGCTCCGATGACAACTTGCCGCCTGGCTTTGAAGGAGCTCATCCTGCAAACCAGTTGAAGAATAAGTTGTCCCAGATCCCTCTCATAACATGGAGATGTCCTCCCAAAGTAACTTGTTATTTTCTAATACTTCAATTTTGACTGCTGTCTTGTAGTGCAGCATTTGATCTCCTGTTTGAGACACACCTCAAAGGTTTTTAGCAATTTATTCAGGCTTTTTCTCTAATTTGTGCAGTTTGTGTTGAACTTCACTTGGCAAGTGGTTGCCGGAGAAGAAAGCAATGAGGTGGAGGTTCAAAAGCAGCGGGAGATGAGAGTGCTGGAAGCAGTCTATCCACGCCCATCAGCCATACCTCCAAAGTTTGATTCTTATTTTGATTTGCAAAATTATCTCCTGGGTTTCCTTCGTTATTCCTCAACTGAGAATTATCTTTTTATCCTGACACAGCCCATCTGTTTCAATTGACGGAGAAGATATGGACAATGATGATCAGAAAATTCTTCTCATCCCCATTGTTCCCGTTGAAGATGAAGAGGCTGCATTGGAAATGTCAGCTGATACAGTGGCACCAATTAACATTCCAATGAGCTCACAATCCCTGCTACTGCCTCCTGGAATTCCATCTGCATCTTCGAGCAATGCACCCAATATACCAAATCCTCCAGCCAATGAAAATGTAGCTGCTGGGATGGTCCCTGGTGTAGAACCTGATGTTGTTGCAGCTGCCTCTGCCGCCTTTACTGCAGTCATGAGAAGCAATGAGCAAGGAAATTTGATTGACCATGACTTGCTCATCAAAATTCTCAGCAACCCAAAAATCATTGAGAGAATTGTTACAGATCAGGTAGTCTCATCCTCCAACCCTCAGGCTGTACCCAACCAAAGGTTGCCACCCATAGCTTTATCTGATCAACCTCCTGGTCATGTCAGTAGGGTAGAAACTAATATACCCTTGTCTGCTGCGATTCCAAGTGGACCATTCTACTCCCAGTCAAATGGGCCTGGACCTGTTCCTGCACCACGGCCACCTCCATCTATGGTTGGACCTTCTTCCTCTTCACCTCCTGTGAGACCTGTAACAAAggatatcaactattataagaGCTTGATTCAGCAACATGGAGGAGAAAGGCAAGAACCCCAAGATCAGTCTCAATCCCATTCTCAATTCGCAAACCGACCCAATCACCATGTTTTAGGGATGAATCCGGAGACAGTAGTAACACACCCAAAGCCAAGAGATTCAAAACCCAAGATAATGAAACCTTGCATCTATTTTCACAGTTCGAGGGGATGCCGGCATGGAGCCAACTGTTCCTACCAGCACGATGCGTCTCTCCAGCAGCGTGTGAGCAGCATGCCGGAGGTGCAAAATGCCAAGAGAATGAAAATGGATAGAGAGATCACCGGTACATAGTCAATGCAGTTAGTTTCTCCGTGTATATTTTTCGGGAGGAATTATTGCTACCTTTTCGCCTGGCTAATATACTTCTGTGGCTTGGTTTCACCACCAatagaatcaatttttatttatttagttttccTGCATGAAACATTGCTTTGAATATTTAGGTTCTGGATGAGAGCATCGATATATTTACaattggttttgttttcttattttagtACCTATTGCTCTCAAATTTTCCCCTCCATTTTGGAACTGTGCTTCTGTTGAGTGTAATGTTTAATAATATCTTTCATGCCTCTGAGATTACTCCTAAAGGAGAAGATTGGGAGATATGCAGACTGCTTATTGTGATACTTTATTATTGCATTCTCTAAAGAAAAAGTTtggatgaaaattttgtaaTGGAAAAAGATCTGTGATTTGGGAGGGTTGAGTGAGGAGGAACTTTCATTTTACCTTCccatcaaaattaaatcattgtCTGGGAATAGAATTATAGAATTATACAAGAGCTAGCTTCAACCATCCCCATTCACCAGCTACTCTGTTGTTCATTTTGATTAATAGTagttttcattgatttcattcTTACCAATTGACTGGACTGATGATGAGGTTTAACTTTTGaaataatggaaattaaatgcaaaaatgagaaaaacttacaaaaaaaaaaaaatttgaaaaaatcagtataatatatatatatatattaataattgaatAACCTTTTatgactaaggtggtgtttgtttttttacttaattctaaataaaactttaatacttaatagtattaaatattaggttgtttgtttttgtagtattttatttctattaagtattaaaaagtaaaaaaaaccattgtgttattttttctatttagaaaaagtcacatattttggctttttctatttagtaaaaagtttataataagtcatgaaaaagtaaaaaaacaaacaacctaaattctaaaactaaatggttttcagcaaaaagccaaaaaaacaaacaccacctaaggtaatgtttgtttttttacttaattctaaatagaaccttaatgtttaatagtgttaaatattaggttgtttgtttttttagtattttatttctattaagtattaaaaagtaaaaaaaaccaatatgttattttttctatttagaaaaagctacatattttggttttttctatttagtaaaaagtttataataagtcatgaaaaagtagaaaaacaaacaacctaaattctaaaactaaattactttaagtaaaaaaccaaaaaaataaacaccactttAGTCTTTATAAGACTTTTTATAGAGACCCCAACTTCGAGGTGTTGGTCGCCAGACTCGCCACATAACAACCAACACTTAGTAATTGTTGGGACTATACTTCCCTACATTCATCTTCTTggtgtattaaaaaaaagaggggggataatatcaaaactaaaatGATTCACGATTGGATGGTTTTATATAGCAAGAAACTATAAATCCTTTGTTTACCTTAAGCCAAATTGTAACAGAAATTTTGTTGTatggtaatttttttcttggaaGTAAAAACTGAcaaaaggtttaaaaaaa contains the following coding sequences:
- the LOC100266138 gene encoding zinc finger CCCH domain-containing protein 6 → MRGLQKSKRVSWPSDVNLCQVRLFLSEDSPSQVGQVGLGAQDHLQAKTSWLLHSNGMGSDDNLPPGFEGAHPANQLKNKLSQIPLITWRCPPKFVLNFTWQVVAGEESNEVEVQKQREMRVLEAVYPRPSAIPPNPSVSIDGEDMDNDDQKILLIPIVPVEDEEAALEMSADTVAPINIPMSSQSLLLPPGIPSASSSNAPNIPNPPANENVAAGMVPGVEPDVVAAASAAFTAVMRSNEQGNLIDHDLLIKILSNPKIIERIVTDQVVSSSNPQAVPNQRLPPIALSDQPPGHVSRVETNIPLSAAIPSGPFYSQSNGPGPVPAPRPPPSMVGPSSSSPPVRPVTKDINYYKSLIQQHGGERQEPQDQSQSHSQFANRPNHHVLGMNPETVVTHPKPRDSKPKIMKPCIYFHSSRGCRHGANCSYQHDASLQQRVSSMPEVQNAKRMKMDREITGT